Sequence from the Miscanthus floridulus cultivar M001 chromosome 16, ASM1932011v1, whole genome shotgun sequence genome:
AGGCGGGAGGTGTTAGTCGGCTAGCGTTTGGGAGTTGGGAGGAAGTTTCTACATATGTGTGGTCAGGATGGGCCGTTGTTGGGCCCCGGCAATAATCTACTACGGGCCGTGGCCAGGGACCAAGTAGACCTGTTCATGGGCCACCTGAACAAACCCGTCCAAAAAAAAGACCGACCAACCCAAATCATGTGTCTGGATCATGGGTTTCTAAACATGTTTACATATCAATGGTAGTGTTTTAGAagttttctagtttttttttttggatatttttctatttttctagagctaaattaattttaagcaaagatctaaatattttatttagatTTTTCTATACTAATCTATCTCTATAATCTTTTTTAGAATTTTAAAATGCTTAGGTTAGTGACATATTCTGTGGTTTAAAAACTTTTACCAATTTTTTTAACTAGAAAAGATAAAACCAATTTATCCTCTGACGCCATGTTAACCGTTGCTGTCCAAAACCATCCAGGGTGGAAACAAATAGTTTTAAAAGTTATGAAGACCTAAAAATCTGATTTTATAAAACGGGGATCGGACAATCGCCAAAGTCGCGTGTCAAAAAATAAGTTTTTCTTAAGTAAACGATAGTGTGGGCACCTAAATAGGAGGTCCCTACTAACATATTTTTTTGCAATTTTGTGAAGCCACGTCAGCAATCTCCTTCCCATCTATGAAAGCGCAACTGAAGCATTCCTCACAAACCCAAAGCATCTCTTCAAATCGTCCTGGAAACTCAAGCGCCAGCCTCATCATGAAATGTCCTTTTGCTGCAGAAGTATGGCTGAACCTTGAGACTTGGGCTGGAGACGCCGTCCGCATCCCTCAACCTGATCTAGACTCTCTGTGAGACTTGGTGGCTATCATCAATTGAGCACCAAAGCAGCAAGCAGCAGAGAACAACAGCTGCTTTCATCTTGTACAGTGCATGGAAGGTGTGGAAAGAGAGGAATCGGAGAATTTTTGAAGGATCAGCAAGAACTCCAGCTCAGGTGTTTGCTCCAGCAAGAGAAGAAACGGCGCTGCGTCGACAGGCCTGTGGACGCCCTTGGATTGACTAATGAATCACCTCTCTCCAGTTTCTCATGTCTACTGTGTTTTTCTTCCTTCTATGTAACAGCACCACGTAAGACGTGGACTTTCTACCGTCTTAAATGATTTGGCAGCGCTCCTGCCcggtttttcaaaaaaaaagtaattTAAATCCTTTGTcaaaacaaaaatatacatgcaaACCAAACCATATGTGCCTCTTCATAAAACAACTACGGTATCAAAGACAGCAAATATATATTACAAGCACACCTCGTCTGTTCCCAGCCTCCTGCTTTGCTTCTGCCCCAAATTccgattcctctgtttttcccattCCTTTGCTGTTAACAGCTTGACATTCTTATATAGTCTTTGACAGGAAGCCTGAAATATGGCACACAGAATTTCTGAAACAATTGAACCTAAGAACCAAAAGGTTGGCAGAAATATGGAGATCCGAGTATATCAGTTATCTGTCATAGAAATTGCAATGAGTCACAGTTCATGAGGAACCAATTATATGTGAAGTCTCAAGTTCCTCCTTCCCTGGATCAAGAAATAAAATGTATGGAAAAAATTAACTGCGAAGTGAGAATTGAAGTAGCGTAATTGGAATTGACTCAAAGGACCTTTTTGTTTGGGACAATGAAAGGACAAACTTGAGGTGGAGGATTGGTACATGCAGTAAAAACAACCCCAAATTCAGAATGGTCGAAATCGCTAAAGCCCATAGATATAGACTTGTATATCATTTTTATTATAATATGGTGGCACATACAGGGGAAGGTTCACATAAATCTATGAGGTAAGAAGAACTATAGGCCATGGTAACTCAAATTAgataaggaaaaagtctacttaaccccccacctttcatacatggtctacttcacccccaactatgaaaccgtctggtttaccccctgaattttccaaaaccgtctattttaccccccgggcggtttttgacagcggtttgctacagtaacaacggGTTGCTACAGTAGCATTGGGTTTGAATTTTATTTTTCGATgcatctttgaaaaatcacagtaaatcatagaaaaattataaaataaaaaatctaattttgttgaactccacatgagtagatctacatagtgaatatataatacggtatgctttagtacaaatttttttactgtagccttagattaattggaaaatctaattttgtctgtaattaattggaataattcatagctgcagcttctatggtccaattgtggtgaaatttttatggtacgctaattattgtatgcttgaactatagtaaaaatttcgtactcattggactatgtataacttagttatagataaattctaattaattacagacaaaattggattttccaattaatctaaagctacaaaaaaaaattgtactaaagcataccgtattatatattcactgtgtagatctactcatgtggagtccaataaaattagatttttcattttatgatttttctgtgatttactatgatttttcaaaaattcaccaaaaataaataataaaaaaagaaaattcaaaatcaCCGGCACGGTAGCAAACCCACCGTTGctgtagcagacccgctgttactgtagcaaaaccgccgctgaaaaccgcccagggggtaaaatagacgattTTAGAaaattcagggggtaaaacagacggtttcatagttaggggggtgaagtagaccaagtatgaaaggtggggggttaagtagactttttccaattaGATAATGATGGGAGCAACTGATACGAAATCATAGAAGCTCACTCAATGAACAATTCTCCGGATGGCCATGACCATGGGGAAAATCCTTCATGTAAGTAGATAATGACGTGACAATTAATAACAAAGGCAATCGATGCGCATCATGTAAAATGAAACTTATGGACGAAACATCTAGTTTGGTAGCATAAAACAATCGTTTTGCTCATCCTTGGAAACAACTGATGTTAAGAGTAATTAACACACCACCTTTTTGGCTTTTTTGGCAGGAATAATAACTTTGTAAACCCCTGTGCAAGTCTGTTGCATTAACCGGTAAGTGGTAACTAACCCTGGCTACAACCATGGAAACTGCCTTTGGCTTGGACCATCAAAACTGCTTTTCTGGCAGTCCATAATATCATTGAGTGCTTAAAAGGATTTCTGTGCCTAATACTTTGGTGCCTGTCTGTGCACATAAAAAAAAAGGAATGTTGCACAGTCAGGAAATGGTAAACATGTCCATAAATCTGAGCCTAGTTATCCTCAAGGCATAAAATTTGGCTTCGAACCACATTATAACAATGTTTAAGGTGATCCCATTGCATTGGCAGGAAGTACTGAATATTAACCGCGTGTATATCGCACGAAATAATCTAATGGGCTTAAAACAAACAAATGGTCAGTGGTCAAGACGTAAGAAATTGGATATTTTACAAATGTATGATAATCCCGGGCGATGTGGTTTTCTAAACTGGGACAGAGAGTCAGGCTGTGGATGACGGGGGCGGCGCTGGTAGTGGGAGGGATGTTCGCGTGGCGGGCATCCGTTGCCGGCATCTCTGAACGGACGGCCACAAGAGGTTCACTGTGAATGAACAGGGAAATGAGGCAAGGGAGCGGAGGTGGCAGTGTGTAACTACACTGCGTGCACCGGAAACAAACATCTTTattatgattattattattattattattatagatACACATGTGCTCCTCATCCCTCTAAATCAAATTACTCCGTACAGTACACCCTAGGAATGTGACTGACAAGGTGGCAGTCGGGCCCTGCCCCTCGCTTGTAACGTCCCGCCAAACCAGGGCAACCATAAATGTGCAATTCCTCGAGAGCAGTTAGGCGTTGTATGGAGCCTTGAttagattgaaaaaaatttcaGCCTCATGAATAGtaacactttcgtcttatttggtaaatattgtccaatcgtggaccaactaagctcaaaagattcatctcgtgatttccaactaaaatgtgtaattagttattttttttacctacatttaatgctccatgcatgcgtccaaaaattttggagtgatctaaacaaggcctggatTGGGGCAAGTATCGAAGGGAGAATCTTCCTGTGGATAGCAGCTCACATTTGATGTATAAAGACATATGGTCCAACGATGGCGGAAAGTAGGGGCTCACATTTGATGTAGTCCACAGCTCCTCTAAATTAGGCATTTCGTCCAGCACAAGGTTCTTCAGTGAAGGCAACTCAACAAATCCTCTCATATGCCTCAAGTTTGGAAATCCTTTTAGCCTTAACCAAGTTAAACAAAGAAAATGGGATGCAATAGTTTGCTTCTGCATTATGCCACCTTCACTATATGAAGAATCATTTTGCTTCCTCATCCATCCTGGCAAGCAGGGGCCTCTGTAACCAAAGATTTCCAAGCTCTCAATTTGCGATGGTGGTTCAAGAGCGTTCAGCACACCCCAATCATGTTCCATATCTGATACCAACTCTTCTTCGGTATCACTTAAAGACCAGTTCAGCTCCAAGTGTCGTATGTTACTCTTCCGCTTCAAGCAAGCCTTCTCTGCATCACTTGGATTCTTCAAATACTTAAGGTTGGTAATTTCCAAGCCACCACCTATCATATCAAGGTTTTCTAGCTCTGAGATCCTCGCATCATCTGCACCACACCCAACAACAAACAATCCCAGCTTTCTTAAACGGGTCAGCTGTCCCAACCCTGATGGTAAGCAGCACAGTTTACTACAACCCCCTATGTTCAAAACTTCAAGCCTTTTCAAGTTTGCTATGCCCTTAGGCAACTCCCGTAGCTCCTTGCATCCCTCAAGGTCAATACATTCTAGAGTATCAATCGATGTAACCCATTGAGGTAGCATGGTAACTTTGGTCCAAGAAAGGTTCAGAGTTCGCAAGTTTTTGAACTCCCCAATGATGTCTGACGGTAGTTGTTGCAGAGATGAACAACCCTCTATATCAAGTACACATAGGTTTCCAATTCTACCTAAAGAGCTTGGTATCTCTCGGAGCTTGCTGCAGTCATATAGTTGCAAGGACTGAAGAACATAAAAGTCACCAATGGACTGAGGCAAACTCTCAAGATCAGTAATCCAACGCAACTCTAGAGTCCTTAGCTTCCGAAGCTTTCCAACAGACTCAGGTAATGTCACAAAACCTTTGCAGTCAACAAAATGGAGTGACTGCAAGTTCCAACACCTCGAGATAGCTTCTGGAACTGTTGTACAACTAACATTGTGGATTTCAAGATACCCAAGATACTCAAACTTTAATATGAATAGTGAAAGCGGAGTATCAATTGCATAGTCCAAAACAACACTGCGCATACAACAACTATTCTTCACTGTGGTATCAAAAGATGGCTTACTTTCAGAGATATATAGAGCACGGACCTTGTCAAATAATCCCTTGTCAACATTCTCAGGGAATGAAGTCAAAGATAAATATCTATTATGAGTAAATTTTTCTGTTGTATGAATTGGTACACAAGTTACCAGTTCATCCTTTAGTATCTGTCGAGTGAGATCATGGATCAAATCATGCATGTTGTATATATCAATATCCCAGATCTCATAAGGTTTCTGAAGAAACCTGACTTTTACAAGAGAATCTAAGTAGTCTCTTCCGATATCTTCGGCTTGCTCTCCATTCATTGCATTGATGAATCCATGAGCTATCCATTGGGCAATCAAACGATCTTTCTGGATTCCATAGCCCTTCGGGAATATGGAGCAAAACGTAAAACACTGCTTCAGTTCATCTGCCAAGTGAATATAGCTCAACTTCAAGGATGCAAACACTCTGTCATTTATACTCTGAACATTCCATAAATTATTATCTCTTATGGCCCTCCACGTACTTTTTTGCTTCTTGTCACGAAGGACTGCTCCAAGAGTTTGAATTGCTAGCGGCACCCCACCACATCCCTTGATAATCTCTTTTCCGACTTGTACATCATCGGAGCTCAAATCTTGCTCTGCCCACCCAGAACCCATCAGGAATAAGTTCCAACTCTCAGACTCTGATAAGAATGCCAACTCAAATATATATCCTGATCCCACAGTTTCTGCAACCTTCCAATCACGAGTGGTTAACATAATCCTTGTTTCAGGTGCGCCACATTTTAGCTGCACCATGAACTGTTCCCAGTCATGTCTGTCCTCATGCCAGGCATCATCAAGGATAAGAAGAAACTTCTTATTGCTCAACTTCTCGGAGATTTTTTGGACCATGTGCTGCGGGGGATGACGATCTGAATTATCTCCAACGATTGTTTGAAATAGCTTGCCGATGAGCTTCTGAACATCAAACTCTTGAGACACATGGACCCAGAATATTTCATCTCCGAAGTGCTCCTTTATCTTGACGTCATGGCAAATGTGTTTGGCCAAAGTAGTTTTGCCTGACCCCCCTAATCCGACGATAGAAACTATCATGCTGTTCTCTCCAGCATTACATTCTACAAGCTTAGATATGATTTCATCCTTTTCATGATCCCTAAGGGGTATTTTGGACTCTGGAACCTTGCTCAACCAGGACATCTCTCCAACTGTCCTGTACCCAGTACCAACATGTTCATCCCTTGGAAATAAAGTATTGACATCACTTCTTTGCTTGACGATTGCAGCAAATCTCACCTTGATTGCCTTGATCTTATGAGCCATCTTGTATCGGAATGCAAATGTCTTTGGTTTTGCACAGAAGCAGCCAGCTATACCATTCTTGTCATCATCTCTTTCCATCTTCTGTTTCTCAGCTTCTAGCTGGACTTCTTGTAGTATATCGTCAATGTCATAAGCCACATCTTTCAATTTTACCACCCAGGTCTGTGGCTCACTCTGTATTGCTCTGTCACGTGCTGCCGACAGCCAGCTTGTAATCTCTGCATGTATATCCTGGAGCTCGGAGAGATCCCTTTTTACACCGGTTATGGCAGCAAACTCAGTGGCTAACAGTGAAACTAGCTTGTCACCTGCAACCTTCAGCACTCCAGATGCTAAAGCAGCCTCCATCCCACTAGTCATGTCAAAGAAACTCTTGCCTAAACCCCTGCGGATAAAATTGAGAAGCAAGCGGTTACAATTGAGTTTCGCAAATCCAAAACTAGTTTGGTGGCAGCAGTAATGTTTTTTTAGGAAAATATTTTTTTAGGAAGTGTGGCGGCAGAAATGTTCCAATAATAATTCTCAACTCTGGAATAAATGAACGGCCGACAAAATATCTGAGAGTTACCAATTAACATGTGTCACCCCCAGATCGAACTGTATCCGCTTTTGGATGCAGGAAAATAGATCTACTAGACCGATCAGCGTGAAAATAAAATGGGAAATTAATTTGCATACCAGGTGAAGGACACACAGTAGCAGCAGTAGAGCAACGACAGGATGACACTTTGATGCCGCCGGATGAGGGAGggctttttgttcttcttcttcttgtgaaagagGTGAAGGAGGCCTTTGATCAGTATGCTTGACGCTCACTGGGATTGACACCAAAAAGTGTGAGTTGATCATCGAAGAAATTCTAGGATTGACAGCAAAAACGTGAGGAGATCTGACCAGGGGAGAAAGCGGGAGGAGATGTGAGGAATTAGATTGTGCGTGTTGTGTTGGGCTTAAACCAAAGCAGATTAAGTACCTAAACTCAACTGCGGCGGGGTCCAGCTTCAGGATGCAGAGGCCTGCAGATCTGAGGCAGGTGATGAAGAAAATGAGCAGGTGGTCGAACCCAACGAGAAGGAGAAACAGGATTCCGGCCGAGATCATCCTTATTACCTCGGTCGCGTCGTCGTCGGCGACGAGAGGCCTCCCCTAGCCGGGTTGTGCGCAGCGGTCGATGGTCGTCACTGCTCACTTCTCACGCCCATGGAGACGAacggagggagagaggagagtcAATGTCCACACCGCACTTGATTTGCGACTGGGGACCGGACGAGATGCTTTGCTTTGTGAGTTGGGGTGGTGGACCCCGGTCCCCGGCGGCCACTGAGAGCATGATTGCTTTTCGCCTCAGAAATCGCGTGGCAAGTACTACGGTGGATCCGGAAAATTCATCCTCTTTCATAGAAACTGTTATAGCCCCGTTTGTTTTCGCTTATAAGTGGCTTATCGTGGAAATAAACGAGAATCTCGTCAAACGCTTTACTTATTTCCACCGATTTTTGCTTATGTGGTAAGCCACTTCAGATATTTGAACTACGAGAAGTAAAAAGCGAGAATCGAGAAAATCTTCGCTTAGATTATAATCCAAGCGTGGCAAGAAGAAGTGGAAACAAATGGACCATAGAAGAGATTAATTAAGGAAGAAAAATAAGCTCTAATAGACCCcaaactttttttttctcaatctcCCAAAATCTACCTCTCCCCTAAAACACTTGTCTGAAAAAAAAAGCCAAAACACTGTAGCGGAtggttgtgtgagagagaaatactgtagcGACTGGTTAATAAATAGTGCTGCTCTGAGGAGAAATCAGCCGGCTGGTCTGaaaaccagccagccgaacggcACCAAAGGGGATTGCCCACCCATCCCCTCTCCTACCTACCACAGGCCGTTTTTTTTACCACACGTCATTGATCAGTCACCAGGCCTCAGCGCCAGCCGCTCGTCGCCGTCTTGCCGCGCTGCTTGCCTCTCGCATCGCCTCGCTGCCGGCCATGCGCCCGTGCCTGTGCTTGTCCTCCACACACACACATCCATATGTCAGGAGAGGAATAAAGAGTAAATGATACAGCACCCATCTCCTATATTTTGAGATTCCTTTATCTCAAACATTTAGGAAAATAAGATGTTAcgtctgttggagatgctctaacaaaGTAAAGGGTGTCAGCTATGCATGTATCCAATATATGGGTAGGGTTTAGGGGCTGTTTGAATCTTTAGTGCTAAAAAAATTAGTTCTATGTTTATATGCTAATTAGATGGATTAAACGTGAACTAATttcaaaactaattgcataagcgGTGACTAATtaacgagatgaatctattaattCTAACAAGACCATGCTTTatatgatgctacagtaaacataggCTAATCAAGGGCTAATTAGGATTAATAGATTCGTCCGGtatttgcgagcctggatgtttggacacatgcatgtagtattaaatatagactaaaaaataactaattacacatattacgactaatttacgagacgattttttaagcctaattagtccatgatttgataatgtggtgctacagtaacatgcgctaatgatggattaattaggcttaataaattcgtctcgcggattactgagaacttctataatttgttttattattactatccgaacatcCCAATGtgaaatattcgatgtgacattccTAAACTTTATTCgctggatttaaacaccaccttgaTTAGCGCAGTGGATTAACCCTGTTGCCCTCTTTTTGACCTTTGACTGACGTGTTGATATGAACTGCATTTGCATGGACCCGGCCCTgctttcagcctgttcggttggctggttcgtatcattgctgATTCGTTTAcgtgagagagaagtactgctggctggttcgcatgaacagtgtttatgtgagagggctggccagccagccgctCCTAGCCGATCAAGGTGAAGtgggatgaagtgtgcccacttagtccccaagcacgaagaattcgagcgccgaggagtaaccgacatagctagcgatgaagcacgagcgacgaacagtctggtcaagtggtcggcggcgaagtgagcattgagtagaagcgactggcgaacagtccgatcaactagtcggcgacgaagtccataaacctagcggtctgactagttgatcggtggagaagtccgagcaccaggcggtccgatcacctggacgatgatcttgcaatacaaatatgtagaacgggtagtacatgatgtaaaaatatatgaactctggagaataatcagcaatggtgatgaaatagcgtatgcagctcggcgatcagttagtgtgaagatgtatttatatttaatacaaaccgtccggccagttagtgtgtagctgagtctccagccctagctagcccgttaaccataacgcagagcacggagcccgtgtgcgtataggaagaacaaagcgtcgctaaggagccgctgccgaccacccataatgtagagggcagacgctcgtgcacgtgtagggaggagtcggagatagggccgtctctggggacatccgagcgtcaacatgactgttcgggggttcggaaaatcgtttggagagcaaacatagagaaaacagctcggagaaatattatggcgatatgcgaagattggagaatatttagaagaatattaaagcgtgacttagctttagacagaatgtctggtcgttgacgtatggcgttatctggttggcgttgatggcgagcacccgGCGGGTGGTGAGTTTTCGATCTGGGCTATTGGTCTTCGCACGGTGACTTGAGTTCGGCAGCAAATCTCCGTGTAGACGTCGCAGGCAAGATGAAAGTCGATCTCGCTAGGACGTAAGTCTTGAGATCCCATCAGGTTCGTCGTCGGATCAGCATCCacgccccctacctggcacgccaactgtcgacaaaagatgctcggcagttctctgaggggtatcccacgaaggtagattgatcggtggaggtgcgcgtgatcaggaatcagatggtgacacaaggcgtagagacagcgatttagacaggttcgggccatctgatcgacgtaataccctacgtcctgtgtctttagtGTATTATATTGGATATGAGATGTATGCAGATagatgtccactaggggacccctgcctctccttatatactctggaggggtagggttacaagaaaagtatcatatttggtactattcaATATCTTGCTGTGCATGttgaccagtgccgtgcacgtcttgatcttgtgggctgggccacctctgatggtgcggcctatgtcttgtcttatggataccggggacCATACCCCCACAGAGGGTTTGAGTTTTGGCTTTCATGAAAATACTGGAGCTTTGAGTTTGTGCTGTAGAGAAGAGTATTTGGAAGAACCATATAACCTTGGTTTTGTGACATTACCAAAAGCAGTAAATTCTTGTACACAAATAGGTAAGAGGATGGATCgtttttttacaaaaaaagaAATATTTAACTTTCTAATTGTTTGtttcattgatgacataatcTTCCAATGGATTTGGTCAACTATTTTATGAAAAAATGAGTAGCGAATGAGAAATATAATCTAGGATCAAAAGAGATTATTTTTCTGCTGCAATAAGCTTATAAGCATATGGTCATTTTAACTCCAAATTCAATCTTACAACATTTTCCATAGATATGGAGAGGGATGGATTAATTTGACTTTTACCAAACCAATGCATGATAGCAAAGATGCTGAACAGGAGCAGTGCACAGCAGAATCATTGGCATTTGGTAAAGTAGTTGCTATCTGAGGCACTCGACAGCCTTATGTTTTGCCTCTTGCTGATTATCGACATATTTTACAAACAAATGTATTTAAGCAAAGCATGCTAGATTTATGCTAGGCCttatttagattgcaagttttttcactctctctccatcatatcaaatctttagacatatgcatggagtattaaatatagataaaaaataactaattacacagtttgattgtaaattacgagacgaattttttgagcctagttaggccatgattggacaataattatcaaatacaaacgaaagtgctacagtgccaaatactgattcctaaccccaatctaaacaagaccctaGTATTGGAAAATAAGGAAGCTGATACTATGGGCTGTTGAGAGCACTAAATCTAGGCATAAAAAGATTGCCGAATCCCATGCAAAATTTCTTTGAAGGGACCTGTTGTCCTGTCCTATTAACTGAATAAAGTGATGCCCAAGTTTTTTGCAATCATCCTATATCTTCAAAAGATACTTGTAGTGTTGTGCAGACTCTAGAAACATGGTAAAAAGAAAACTGAGCTGCACTGCCACTATATATGGATTTTTTTTCGTTCTGAAGCCATTGTAATATGATCTGACAGCACAAATAGTTGCAAAGTAAATGTGGAGACAAAGTGCTAGATTTCTCTGGATTAGCTAACTGATTGATTTAGCTATAAGAAAACTGAACCTTGCATTAAACAGtaaaatctttttttttcctaaaaattgtGCCCTCAGCTATTCCATTtgcaggccatgtttagattacaaaaaatttcaacccgatgaatagtagcactttcgtcttatttggtaaatattatccaatcgtggaccaactaagctcaaaagattcatctcgtgatttccaactaaattatgcaattagttatttttttacccatttaatgctccatacaagtggctaaaaattgatgtgatggagagagagtgaaaaaacttagaatttggaggtgatctaaacaaggccgcaGTATGCTTTTGGACAATGCATCTTGTCCAGTCCAAGCCTCTGAAAATCTGACCGTATAGCCTCCAAAAAGAGGTTAGGTACTTATGTACATCTACTACTACTATCCAGCGTAAAGCAGTCAAGCATTAAACTAATTGCTAGATATAAATAAAGGAAACAGCGTATAGCctccaaagttgtttctcgggaagcgtcACATCTTTCAATTTTACTACCCAGGTAGACTCTGGCTCACTCTGTATTGCTCTGTCATGTACTGCCGACAGCCTTGTAATCTGTGTGTGTAAACCCTAGAGCTCGGAGAGATCTCTTTTTACACCGGTTATGGTAGCAAACTCGGTGGCTAACAGTGCAACTAGcttgttgaaagcatctaggcccaccgtgggttttgatgattaatgacaacataagattattatgactaacgtgtgttttgcagaaataatttgagttatgtcatgataatggtgattgtttgggcaatcagTGGTATTCATGCCCCtattgatggaaatcgtttctgtttttaaaggatggacaacaaggctaaGGATGACTAGTTATAAGTGTCGCTTGgcattgaagagacacttagattagtttagggctttgtttttcttttgaccatactataaagggggtatgaacttgtagcttgacctaggtgagtctaatggtttaggtatggtgcacacttgtcaaacataGCACTAAGTAGCTCAGGTATAGCCCAAAGATCATTTGAAGTCAACTCCATTCACAAAGTGTTTTGAATTGAAAGTGTTTGGAGCTAAGACGGAGGCATCGGACGCTGGTCCCatgggaccggacgcatccgatcagtgtTAAAACAAGGTTGAacagcaccagacgctggtcccCGTGGGACCAGACTCGTCCGGTCAAGTGTGAGGCAGCGCAGGTGAAGTCTGGAACTGATCGAACCCTGGCATAGTGTCCTCACCGGACGCGACTGTGCCTAGGGTTCGGCTGCCCGtggcaccggacgctggaggccaGCGCATCCGGTGCAactcagagaggttctagagagtgTTTTTCaggaccagacacgttcggtcagtactgaccggacgccagtagagtccggtcaactagCCGTTGGATTACGT
This genomic interval carries:
- the LOC136511624 gene encoding disease resistance protein RGA2-like isoform X3 — translated: MTSGMEAALASGVLKVAGDKLVSLLATEFAAITGVKRDLSELQDIHAEITSWLSAARDRAIQSEPQTWVVKLKDVAYDIDDILQEVQLEAEKQKMERDDDKNGIAGCFCAKPKTFAFRYKMAHKIKAIKVRFAAIVKQRSDVNTLFPRDEHVGTGYRTVGEMSWLSKVPESKIPLRDHEKDEIISKLVECNAGENSMIVSIVGLGGSGKTTLAKHICHDVKIKEHFGDEIFWVHVSQEFDVQKLIGKLFQTIVGDNSDRHPPQHMVQKISEKLSNKKFLLILDDAWHEDRHDWEQFMVQLKCGAPETRIMLTTRDWKVAETVGSGYIFELAFLSESESWNLFLMGSGWAEQDLSSDDVQVGKEIIKGCGGVPLAIQTLGAVLRDKKQKSTWRAIRDNNLWNVQSINDRVFASLKLSYIHLADELKQCFTFCSIFPKGYGIQKDRLIAQWIAHGFINAMNGEQAEDIGRDYLDSLVKVRFLQKPYEIWDIDIYNMHDLIHDLTRQILKDELVTCVPIHTTEKFTHNRYLSLTSFPENVDKGLFDKVRALYISESKPSFDTTVKNSCCMRSVVLDYAIDTPLSLFILKFEYLGYLEIHNVSCTTVPEAISRCWNLQSLHFVDCKGFVTLPESVGKLRKLRTLELRWITDLESLPQSIGDFYVLQSLQLYDCSKLREIPSSLGRIGNLCVLDIEGCSSLQQLPSDIIGEFKNLRTLNLSWTKVTMLPQWVTSIDTLECIDLEGCKELRELPKGIANLKRLEVLNIGGCSKLCCLPSGLGQLTRLRKLGLFVVGCGADDARISELENLDMIGGGLEITNLKYLKNPSDAEKACLKRKSNIRHLELNWSLSDTEEELVSDMEHDWGVLNALEPPSQIESLEIFGYRGPCLPGWMRKQNDSSYSEGGIMQKQTIASHFLCLTWLRLKGFPNLRHMRGFVELPSLKNLVLDEMPNLEELWTTSNASCQRLYKNVKLLTAKEWEKQRNRNLGQKQSRRLGTDEQH
- the LOC136511624 gene encoding disease resistance protein RGA2-like isoform X2; the protein is MTSGMEAALASGVLKVAGDKLVSLLATEFAAITGVKRDLSELQDIHAEITSWLSAARDRAIQSEPQTWVVKLKDVAYDIDDILQEVQLEAEKQKMERDDDKNGIAGCFCAKPKTFAFRYKMAHKIKAIKVRFAAIVKQRSDVNTLFPRDEHVGTGYRTVGEMSWLSKVPESKIPLRDHEKDEIISKLVECNAGENSMIVSIVGLGGSGKTTLAKHICHDVKIKEHFGDEIFWVHVSQEFDVQKLIGKLFQTIVGDNSDRHPPQHMVQKISEKLSNKKFLLILDDAWHEDRHDWEQFMVQLKCGAPETRIMLTTRDWKVAETVGSGYIFELAFLSESESWNLFLMGSGWAEQDLSSDDVQVGKEIIKGCGGVPLAIQTLGAVLRDKKQKSTWRAIRDNNLWNVQSINDRVFASLKLSYIHLADELKQCFTFCSIFPKGYGIQKDRLIAQWIAHGFINAMNGEQAEDIGRDYLDSLVKVRFLQKPYEIWDIDIYNMHDLIHDLTRQILKDELVTCVPIHTTEKFTHNRYLSLTSFPENVDKGLFDKVRALYISESKPSFDTTVKNSCCMRSVVLDYAIDTPLSLFILKFEYLGYLEIHNVSCTTVPEAISRCWNLQSLHFVDCKGFVTLPESVGKLRKLRTLELRWITDLESLPQSIGDFYVLQSLQLYDCSKLREIPSSLGRIGNLCVLDIEGCSSLQQLPSDIIGEFKNLRTLNLSWTKVTMLPQWVTSIDTLECIDLEGCKELRELPKGIANLKRLEVLNIGGCSKLCCLPSGLGQLTRLRKLGLFVVGCGADDARISELENLDMIGGGLEITNLKYLKNPSDAEKACLKRKSNIRHLELNWSLSDTEEELVSDMEHDWGVLNALEPPSQIESLEIFGYRGPCLPGWMRKQNDSSYSEGGIMQKQTIASHFLCLTWLRLKGFPNLRHMRGFVELPSLKNLVLDEMPNLEELWTTSNASCQRLYKNVKLLTAKEWEKQRNRNLGQKQSRRLGTDEVCL